A section of the Acanthochromis polyacanthus isolate Apoly-LR-REF ecotype Palm Island chromosome 13, KAUST_Apoly_ChrSc, whole genome shotgun sequence genome encodes:
- the trip12 gene encoding E3 ubiquitin-protein ligase TRIP12 isoform X5, protein MSNRPNSNPGGSLRRSQRNTAAAQPQDHTVAGRSGLTLSVASFVLQDDPEAAGTSEQERTGHQSKSEGTRGLKRSAAPDQISTFAPTPAKKPKSLPPSRDNTSETKKGPAKSKKRSLPSEPPASSGRGQSKKSVAAGASPIQKRKKADSLPGLSSTVGSLPNRTEGRTPKPTKLASKSAASAKAGCSNVTDSSSSASTSSSSSTTGTNSAATQGARVKQGKDQTKARRSRSASSPSPRRSTRDKEQAKAASSSKFEWASRFNPKVNLPKPKLSLPGSSKTETSKPGPSGLQAKLASLRKSTKKRSESPPAELPSFRRSTRQKTTGSCASTSRRGSGLGKRGAADARRQEKMADSDNNQDGANSSAARTDEASQGASASSSVAGAVGMTTSGESESDDSEMGRLQALLEARGLPPHLFGPLGPRMSQLFHRTIGSGASSKAQQLLQGLQATGDESQQLQAAIEMCQLLVMGNEETLGGFPVKSVVPALITLLQMEHNFDIMNHASRALTYMMEALPRSSAVVVDAIPVFLEKLQVIQFIDVAEQALTALEMLSRRHSKAILQAGGLADCLLYLEFFSINAQRNALAIAANCCQSITPDEFHFVADSLPLLTQRLTHQDKKSVESTCLCFARLVDNFQHEENLLQEVASRDLLTNIQQLLVVTPPVLSSGMFIMVVRMFSLMCSNCPCLAVQLMKQNIAETLRFLLCGASNGSCQEQIELVPRSPQELYELTSLICELMPCLPREGIFAVDVMLKKGSAQTTEGAIWQWRDDRGLWHPYNRIDSRIIETAHQNGEDEISLSTLGRVYTIDFNSMQQINEDTGTARGIQRKPNPLANPNTGSHQEVRREDARAQLMKEDPELAKCFIKTLFGVLYEVYSSSAGPAVRHKCLRAILRIIYFADAELLKDVLRNHAVSSHIASMLSSQDLKIVVGSLQMAEILMQKLPDVFSVYFRREGVMHQVKNLAESESFLVTSPPKACPSGTASLCTTTISTASTTSANNATPDLGSPSFQHSMDDSLDLSPQGRLSDVLKRKRLPKRGPRRPKYSPPRDDDKVDNQAKSPTSTQSPKSSFLASLNPKTWGKLGAQTNNANSEPSRTAGVSGLARAPPKDSISNNRDKIKAWIKEQASKFVERYFNSENVDGSNPALNVLQRLCTATEQLSLQVDGGMECLVEISSIVSESDVSSFEIQHSGLVKQLLVYLTSNTDRDLLSRDVRLKRFLHVFAGCPVPGMEPVGRLDPTENAPYLALVHKMNSCLSQMEQFPVKVHDFPSGNGNGSRGSQALKFFNTHQLKCQLQRHPDCTNVKQWKGGPVKIDPLALVQAIERYLVVRGYGRIREEDEDSDDDGSDDEIDESLAAQFLNSGSVRHRLQFYIGDHLLPYNMTVYQAVRQYSLQAEEERESTDDEANPLGRAGIWTKTHTIWYKPVREDEDGSKDAVGGKRGRAQTAPTKTSPRNAKKQDELWHDGVCPSVINPLETYLTSEPPETITFDDPSLEVNLLLRVLHSISRYWFYLYDNAACKEIIPTSEFINSKLTAKANRQLQDPLVIMTGNIPTWLIELGKTCPFFFPFDTRQMLFYVTAFDRDRAMQRLLDTNPEINQSDSQDSRVAPRLDRKKRTINRDELLKQAESVMQDLGSSRAMLEIQYENEVGTGLGPTLEFYALVSQELQRADLGLWRGEEVTLANPKGNQEGTKYMFSSRGLFAVPFGRTTKPAHIAKIKMKFRFLGKLMAKAIMDFRLLDLPLGLPFYKWMLRHEMSISSHDLVNIDPSVAKSIQHLEDIIRQKKRLEQDRSQTRETLQQALESLNMNGCSVEDLGLDFTLPGFPNIELKKGGKDVPVTIYNLEEYLRLVVYWTLNEGVSRQFESFREGFESVFPLHHLQYFYPEELDQLLCGSKSETWDVKTLMECCRPDHGYTHDSRAVRFLFEVLSSFDAEQQRLFLQFVTGSPRLPVGGFRSLNPPLTIVRKTFESTENPDDFLPSVMTCVNYLKLPDYSSIEIMREKLLIAAREGQQSFHLS, encoded by the exons ATGTCCAACCGGCCTAATTCCAATCCAGGGGGGTCACTGCGCCGTTCACAGAGGAACACTGCTGCGGCCCAGCCACAAGACCATACAGTCGCGGGAAG AAGCGGTCTTACTCTGTCCGTGGCTTCATTTGTGTTACAAGACGACCCAGAGGCTGCAGGAACATCTGAACAAGAACGAACAGGCCACCAGTCTAAGAGTGAAGGCACCCGAGGGCTGAAGCGAAGCGCAGCTCCTGACCAAATCAGTACCTTTGCACCAACCCCTGCCAAGAAACCCAAATCGCTCCCACCATCCCGAGACAATACCTCAGAGACCAAGAAAGGCCCAGCTAAGTCCAAGAAGAGATCGCTTCCTTCAGAACCACCTGCATCGTCAGGCCGAGGTCAGAGCAAGAAGAGTGTGGCCGCTGGGGCCTCACCAATCCAGAAACGGAAGAAAGCGGACTCTCTCCCCGGTCTAAGTAGCACCGTTGGGTCCCTCCCCAATCGTACCGAGGGCAGAACTCCAAAACCCACCAAGCTGGCGTCTAAATCGGCCGCCTCAGCCAAAGCTGGGTGTAGCAACGTGAcagactcctcctcctctgcctccacctcttcctcttcctccactaCAGGCACCAACAGCGCCGCGACGCAGGGCGCACGAGTCAAACAGGGAAAAGATCAGACTAAGGCACGTCGATCTCGCTCTGCATCTAGCCCTTCCCCACGTCGTAGTACACGTGACAAGGAGCAGGCCAAAGCTGCCAGCTCTTCAAAATTTGAGTGGGCTTCACGCTTCAACCCCAAAGTCAACCTGCCAAAACCCAAATTGTCCTTGCCCGGATCCTCCAAAACTGAGACCTCCAAACCTGGGCCTTCAGGATTACAAGCTAAACTAGCAA GTTTGAGGAAATCCACTAAGAAGCGTAGCGAGTCTCCTCCAGCAGAGCTCCCCAGCTTTCGGCGGAGCACACGCCAGAAGACCACGGGCTCCTGTGCCAGCACCAG TCGGCGGGGCTCAGGCCTGGGCAAGCGCGGGGCAGCCGACGCTCGCCGACAGGAGAAAATGGCCGACTCCGACAACAACCAAGATGGGGCCAACTCATCAGCTGCTCGCACCGATGAGGCATCACAAGGAGCTTCAG CTTCAAGCTCAGTTGCTGGAGCAGTGGGCATGACCACCTCTGGAGAGAGTGAATCTGATGATTCTGAAATGGGAAGGCTTCAAG CCTTACTGGAGGCCAGAGGTCTCCCCCCACATCTCTTTGGACCCCTGGGACCCCGCATGTCACAACTGTTTCACAGGACCATAGGCAGTGGAGCCA GTTCTAAGGCTCAGCAGCTCCTGCAGGGCCTTCAGGCTACAGGTGACGAGTCTCAACAGCTCCAAGCTGCAATTGAGATGTGCCAGCTGCTGGTGATGGGCAATGAGGAAACTCTTGGTGGATTTCCTGTCAAAAGCGTGGTGCCTGCTTTG ATTACACTGTTACAAATGGAGCATAACTTTGATATT ATGAATCACGCCTCACGTGCACTCACTTACATGATGGAGGCACTCCCTCGATCTTCTGCTGTGGTGGTCGATGCTATTCCTGTCTTCCTGGAGAAG CTTCAGGTGATCCAGTTCATTGACGTAGCAGAGCAGGCCCTGACTGCCTTGGAGATGCTGTCAAGGCGACACAGCAAAGCCATTTTGCAGGCT GGTGGGCTTGCCGACTGCCTCCTCTACCTGGAGTTCTTCAGCATCAATGCTCAGAGGAATGCCTTGGCCATTGCAGCTAACTGCTGCCAGAGCATCACTCCAGATGAATTCCACTTTGTTGCTGATTCTCTGCCACTGTTGACTCAGAGACTCACACACCAG GATAAAAAGTCAGTTGAAAGCACGTGTCTCTGTTTTGCCCGACTGGTGGACAACTTTCAACATGAAGAG AACCTGCTGCAGGAGGTAGCATCGCGGGACCTGTTAACCAACATTCAGCAGCTGCTGGTAGTGACCCCTCCTGTACTCAGCTCGGGAATGTTCATCATGGTCGTGCGCATGTTTTCGCTCATGTGCTCTAACTGCCCATGCCTGGCAGTCCAGCTTATGAAACAGA ACATAGCAGAAACTCTGCGATTCCTCTTATGTGGTGCATCAAATGGCAGCTGCCAGGAGCAGATTGAACTGGTACCCCGGAGCCCCCAGGAGCTCTATGAACTGACTTCCCTCATATG TGAGTTGATGCCCTGCCTGCCTAGAGAGGGCATCTTTGCAGTTGACGTAATGCTGAAGAAGGGCAGTGCCCAGACAACAGAGGGGGCGATTTGGCAGTGGAGGGATGACCGAGGACTGTGGCATCCTTACAACCGCATTGATAGCCGCATTATTGAG ACAGCCCACCAGAATGGGGAAGATGAGATCAGTTTGTCCACTCTGGGCCGTGTGTACACAATTGACTTCAACTCTATGCAGCAGATCAATGAAGACACAGGAACAGCACGCGGTATCCAGAGGAAGCCGAACCCTCTTGCAAACCCCAACACAG GGAGTCACCAAGAAGTTCGTAGAGAAGATGCACGAGCCCAGTTGATGAAGGAAGACCCTGAGCTGGCAAAGTGCTTTATCAAAACTCTGTTTGGGGTCTTGTATGAGGTCTACAGCTCATCAGCTGGCCCTGCTGTCAGACACAAGTGCCTTAGAGCCATCCTCAGGATCATCTACTTTGCTGATGCAGAGCTGCTGAAGGATGTGCTGAGGAACCATGCTGTGTCCAG TCACATTGCCTCCATGCTGTCCAGCCAGGACCTGAAGATTGTAGTGGGTTCTCTGCAGATGGCTGAGATCCTTATGCAGAAGCTGCCGGATGTCTTCAGTGTCTATTTCAGAAGAGAAG GTGTAATGCACCAGGTAAAGAACCTGGCAGAGTCTGAGAGCTTTCTAGTCACTAGTCCCCCGAAGGCTTGCCCAAGTGGTACTGCTAGTCTCTGCACTACCACCATCAGCACTGCATCCACCACATCTGCTAATAATGCAACTCCTGACCTGGGTTCACCCAGCTTCCAGCACAGCATGGACGACTCACTGGACCTCAGCCCGCAGGG GCGGCTAAGTGATGTCCTAAAGAGGAAAAGACTACCTAAAAGAGGGCCCAGAAGGCCGAAATACTCTCCCCCAAGAGACGATGATAAAGTTGACAATCAGG CCAAGAGCCCTACTAGTACTCAGTCACCCAAATCATCCTTCTTGGCCAGTCTCAATCCCAAGACCTGGGGGAAGCTGGGTGCTCAGACCAACAATGCCAACTCAGAGCCCTCACGCACAGCCGGGGTGAGTGGCCTGGCGAGGGCACCTCCCAAGGACTCGATTTCAAATAACAG agaCAAAATCAAGGCCTGGATTAAGGAACAGGCAAGTAAGTTTGTGGAGCGCTACTTCAACTCTGAAAATGTGGATGGCAGCAATCCTGCATTGAATGTACTCCAGAGACTTTGCACAGCCACTGAGCAGCTCAGCCTGCAG gtGGACGGTGGTATGGAGTGCCTAGTGGAGATCTCCAGTATTGTATCAGAATCTGATGTGTCATCATTTGAGATCCAGCACAGTGGGCTGGTGAAGCAGCTCCTGGTCTACTTGACCTCCAACACAGACAGGGATTTGTTGAGTCGCGATGTGCGGCTCAAGAGGTTCCTACATGTGTTCGCTGGCTGCCCG GTTCCAGGAATGGAGCCTGTAGGTCGTCTGGACCCGACAGAGAATGCGCCTTACCTGGCACTGGTGCACAAGATGAACAGCTGCCTGAGCCAAATGGAGCAGTTCCCTGTCAAAGTGCATGACTTCCCCAGTGGCAACGGCAATGGCAGCAG GGGATCTCAGGCGCTGAAGTTCTTCAACACTCATCAGCTCAAGTGTCAGCTGCAGAGACACCCAGATTGCACTAATGTTAAACAATGGAAAGGCGGCCCTGTGAAGATTGACCCCCTTGCCCTGGTGCAAGCCATTGAGAGATATCTTGTTGTCAGAG GATATGGGCGAATCAGGGAAGAGGATGAAgacagtgatgatgatggttcAGATGATGAAATCGATGAATCACTG GCGGCACAGTTCCTGAATTCTGGTAGTGTGCGTCACCGGCTACAGTTCTACATTGGTGACCACCTGCTGCCATACAACATGACGGTATACCAGGCTGTAAGGCAGTACAGTCTTCaggcagaggaggaaagagaatCGACAGACGATGAGGCAAACCCACTTGGGCGAGCTGGAATCTGGACCAAAACGCACACAATATG GTATAAGCCTGtgagagaggatgaggatggTAGCAAAGACGCTGTGGGTGGAAAGAGAGGCAGAGCCCAGACTGCTCCCACCAAAACCTCACCTCGCAACGCCAAGAAACAGGATGAGCTGTGGCATG ATGGTGTATGTCCCAGCGTCATCAATCCTTTAGAGACATACCTCACTTCGGAGCCACCAGAGACCATAACCTTTGATGACCCCTCTTTAGAGGTCAACCTGCTGCTGAGGGTCCTGCACTCCATCAGTAGATACTGGTTCTACTTGTATGAT aATGCTGCATGTAAGGAAATTATTCCAACCAGTGAGTTCATTAACAGTAAGCTGACAGCCAAAGCCAACCGTCAGCTACAAGACCCGCTGGTCATCATGACAGGCAACATCCCTACTTGGCTCATCGAGCTTGGAAAGACCTG CCCCTTCTTCTTCCCCTTCGACACCCGGCagatgttgttttatgtcactgCCTTTGATCGCGACAGAGCCATGCAACGCCTGCTGGACACAAATCCTGAGATCAACCAGTCAGATTCTCAGGACAGCAGAGTTGCGCCACGCCTCGACAGGAAAAAG AGGACGATAAACCGTGACGAGCTCCTGAAACAGGCCGAGTCTGTGATGCAGGACCTTGGCAGTTCCAGGGCAATGCTTGAGATTCAGTATGAGAATGAG GTTGGCACAGGTCTTGGCCCAACTCTGGAGTTCTATGCTCTGGTGTCTCAAGAGCTCCAGCGGGCTGATCTTGGTCTTTGGAGAGGCGAAGAGGTTACTTTGGCCAATCCTAAAG GAAACCAAGAGGGGACTAAGTACATGTTCAGCTCCAGAGGACTGTTTGCTGTTCCCTTCGGCAGGACAACCAAACCAGCACACATAGCCAAAATCAAAATGAAGTTCCGTTTCCTAGGAAAGCTGATGGCCAAAGCCATTATGGACTTCAGACTG CTGGACCTGCCCCTGGGGCTGCCATTTTACAAGTGGATGCTCCGGCATGAGATGTCTATAAGCTCCCATGACCTGGTGAACATTGATCCCAGTGTGGCCAAGTCCATCCAGCACTTGGAGGATATTATCCGCCAGAAGAAGAGGCTGGAACAGGACCGGTCACAG aCGAGGGAGACCCTACAGCAGGCCTTGGAGAGCCTGAACATGAACGGCTGCTCAGTGGAGGACCTCGGGTTGGACTTCACCCTCCCAGGATTCCCAAACATTGAGCTGAAAAAAGGTGGCAAAGACGTCCCGGTCACAATCTACAACCTGGAGGAGTACCTCAGG TTGGTGGTGTACTGGACTCTAAATGAAGGAGTGTCCAgacagtttgagtcatttagggAAGGGTTTGAGTCAGTCTTCCCCTTGCATCACCTGCAGTATTTCTATCCAGAAGAG CTTGACCAGTTGCTGTGTGGCAGTAAATCTGAGACGTGGGATGTCAAGACGCTGATGGAGTGCTGTCGACCAGACCACGGATACACACACGACAG CCGTGCAGTTCGGTTCCTGTTTGAGGTGTTGAGCAGCTTCGATGccgagcagcagagactctttctGCAGTTTGTCACAGGGAGCCCAAGACTGCCTGTCGGAG GTTTCCGGAGCCTGAATCCCCCTCTGACGATTGTGAGGAAGACGTTCGAGTCGACAGAGAACCCGGATGATTTCCTCCCCTCAGTCATGACCTGCGTCAACTACCTGAAGCTGCCTGACTACTCCAGCATAGAGATCATGCGAGAGAAACTGTTGATCGCGGCCCGTGAGGGCCAGCAGTCTTTCCACCTTTCCTGA